The following are encoded in a window of Bacillus xiapuensis genomic DNA:
- a CDS encoding DNA-3-methyladenine glycosylase — translation MEESKGYVPVKQDFFEQPTIELAKSLLGCLLVKETEEGRTSGFIVETEAYRGPHDQAAHSFRNRRTKRTEIMFAEAGHVYTYVMHTHCLVNVVSEEEGVPEAVLIRAVEPKEGIDLMSERRKGTAFKNLTSGPGKLTQAMGITIEDYGRRFVEPPLFIAEGFTPDDISSGPRIGIDNAGEAKHYPWRFWVAGNPFVSK, via the coding sequence ATGGAAGAAAGCAAGGGATATGTGCCAGTGAAGCAGGATTTTTTTGAGCAGCCAACGATTGAGCTTGCCAAAAGCTTGCTGGGCTGCTTACTGGTAAAAGAGACGGAGGAAGGAAGAACATCAGGCTTTATTGTGGAGACAGAAGCGTATAGAGGTCCGCATGATCAAGCGGCTCATAGCTTCAGAAATCGCCGGACGAAACGAACGGAGATTATGTTCGCTGAAGCGGGTCATGTCTACACCTATGTAATGCATACCCATTGTTTAGTCAATGTCGTCAGCGAAGAGGAAGGTGTGCCAGAAGCAGTGCTTATTCGGGCGGTAGAGCCCAAAGAGGGAATAGATTTAATGAGCGAGCGCCGCAAAGGGACAGCGTTTAAAAACTTAACGAGCGGTCCGGGAAAATTAACGCAGGCGATGGGGATTACAATCGAGGATTACGGGAGGCGCTTTGTGGAACCGCCTTTGTTTATAGCGGAGGGATTTACGCCGGATGATATATCATCTGGCCCGCGAATCGGCATTGATAATGCAGGAGAAGCGAAGCATTACCCTTGGCGATTCTGGGTTGCTGGCAATCCCTTTGTTTCCAAATAA
- a CDS encoding DMT family transporter has translation MRYLKIYVILVGTMIVWGFNVSFIKILVGHFMPATITALRIFTAAATVFLFLGLSRSIRLPHAGEWKYVFGGALSSVVAHHYFLAEGLTETSATNAGLILGLGPLLTALLAAVLLRRRPTFIRFIGFILGGVGVGFTVLAGSEGMGALSAGDADIFLSILAQALSFILIRKAAETLDPRLLTGYMLFFGSLILFLISLWKEPDGLASLAGAPMLTWFIFICSAVFATAVGHMIYNYAIGQIGAAETSIFMNLSTFFSLMGAAVILGETILPSHFIGLLFIISGVLLGSGSLEELILQKRHSRLRAEKRS, from the coding sequence ATGAGGTACTTGAAGATCTATGTAATTCTCGTAGGAACGATGATTGTCTGGGGCTTCAATGTCTCATTTATCAAGATTTTAGTAGGTCATTTTATGCCGGCAACCATTACCGCTTTACGCATTTTCACAGCGGCGGCTACGGTGTTTTTGTTTCTTGGACTGTCGCGCAGCATCCGGTTGCCGCATGCCGGTGAGTGGAAGTATGTCTTCGGTGGGGCGCTGTCGAGCGTAGTCGCGCATCACTATTTTTTAGCGGAAGGACTGACCGAAACATCCGCCACAAACGCTGGCCTAATTTTGGGGCTGGGACCCTTATTAACAGCGCTGCTTGCTGCTGTTCTGCTGCGCAGGAGGCCTACCTTCATTCGCTTCATCGGTTTCATTCTTGGCGGCGTGGGGGTTGGATTTACTGTGCTTGCAGGCAGCGAAGGAATGGGGGCGCTGTCGGCGGGGGATGCCGATATCTTTTTATCCATCCTCGCACAAGCCCTGAGCTTTATCTTAATTAGAAAGGCAGCGGAAACGCTCGATCCGCGGCTGCTGACGGGCTATATGCTCTTCTTTGGCTCGCTGATCTTATTTCTTATCAGCCTGTGGAAGGAGCCTGATGGGCTGGCAAGCCTAGCCGGCGCCCCCATGCTTACATGGTTCATCTTCATTTGTTCTGCTGTCTTTGCAACCGCTGTTGGACACATGATCTATAATTACGCCATCGGTCAGATCGGAGCGGCAGAAACATCCATCTTTATGAATTTAAGCACGTTTTTCTCCTTAATGGGCGCCGCTGTAATTCTGGGTGAAACGATCTTGCCCTCCCACTTTATCGGATTGCTGTTTATCATCTCTGGCGTACTGCTTGGGTCCGGCTCGCTGGAAGAATTAATTCTTCAGAAACGTCATAGCCGCCTCCGGGCAGAAAAGCGAAGCTGA
- a CDS encoding dicarboxylate/amino acid:cation symporter codes for MKKALNNLTVRVVIGIILGIMVGVLFPAFGEQLKVLADIFIKLIKMVIAPIVFMTVVIGIGSMGDMKKVGRIGGKALIYFEIVTTFSLAIGLLVVNLVKPGVGFNTGAVEGGDISQFTEKAAESDHGLMSFLMSIIPDNIVAALAKGELLPILFFAVLFGLSMAAMGERSKPVVDFFERLVDVFFGIVNMIMKLSPIAAFGAMAYTIGKFGLGSLLMLGKLMGSVYITMFLFIILVLGGIAKFYKFNIFKFIAYIKDEILLVLGTSSSESALPKMMEKMEKYGCSKPVVGLVVPTGYSFNLDGTSIYLSMAAIFIAQAYGVDLTIWQELTLMGILMLTSKGAAGVTGSGFITLAATLAAFPMIPVEGIALLLGVDRFMSEARAITNLIGNGVATVVVSKMENEFHPNAIHQAAEPEAVQSPELHAKAAE; via the coding sequence ATGAAAAAGGCGTTAAATAACCTGACCGTTCGCGTTGTGATCGGTATTATCCTCGGCATTATGGTAGGTGTGCTTTTCCCTGCTTTCGGCGAACAGCTGAAAGTATTAGCAGATATCTTCATTAAATTAATCAAAATGGTCATTGCTCCTATTGTCTTTATGACAGTCGTGATCGGCATCGGCAGTATGGGAGACATGAAAAAAGTCGGCCGTATTGGCGGAAAAGCCCTGATTTACTTTGAGATTGTCACCACCTTCTCATTAGCGATTGGCCTTCTAGTTGTCAACCTCGTCAAACCTGGAGTCGGCTTTAATACAGGCGCTGTGGAGGGCGGAGACATTTCTCAATTCACAGAAAAGGCCGCTGAATCAGATCATGGACTCATGAGTTTCTTAATGAGCATTATCCCTGACAATATTGTCGCCGCACTGGCAAAGGGTGAATTGCTTCCGATTCTGTTCTTCGCCGTCTTATTCGGATTATCTATGGCGGCTATGGGCGAGCGGTCCAAGCCGGTTGTCGACTTTTTTGAAAGACTGGTGGATGTTTTCTTCGGCATCGTTAATATGATTATGAAGCTGTCTCCGATCGCCGCATTTGGTGCCATGGCTTACACGATCGGCAAATTTGGTCTAGGTTCACTATTAATGCTTGGTAAGCTGATGGGATCCGTTTACATTACGATGTTTCTATTTATTATTCTTGTTCTTGGAGGCATTGCGAAATTTTATAAGTTTAATATTTTCAAATTTATCGCCTATATTAAAGATGAAATCTTACTTGTGCTCGGAACCTCCTCTTCGGAATCCGCGCTACCTAAGATGATGGAAAAAATGGAGAAGTACGGCTGTTCTAAACCGGTTGTTGGATTGGTTGTTCCGACAGGCTATTCTTTCAACCTCGATGGAACCTCCATTTACTTATCGATGGCCGCCATTTTTATTGCGCAAGCCTACGGTGTGGATTTGACTATTTGGCAAGAGCTGACACTGATGGGGATCTTGATGCTCACCTCTAAAGGAGCAGCCGGCGTAACAGGTTCCGGCTTTATCACCCTAGCTGCTACACTGGCCGCTTTTCCGATGATTCCAGTGGAAGGAATCGCTCTTCTTCTCGGCGTAGACCGCTTCATGTCAGAAGCGCGGGCGATCACTAACCTGATCGGAAACGGCGTAGCTACAGTGGTTGTATCTAAAATGGAAAATGAATTCCACCCTAATGCGATTCATCAAGCCGCTGAGCCTGAAGCCGTTCAATCTCCGGAATTGCATGCAAAAGCCGCTGAATAA
- a CDS encoding DctP family TRAP transporter solute-binding subunit yields MKKVVSLLLLSAVFALAYPLLKDAFTSGGSLSYDDEQQTLDQKITLRFSHVVAENTPKGLAAQRFAELVHQKTEGRVQVELYQNGILYNDDTELEALKNGKVEMIAPSYSRLTDLVPAWKVLDLPFIFRDSAHAQSVLTGSMRDPLLQMLDEKGIRGLAFWSNGFKQMTSRYKLLMKPEDFKGLTFRTMPGEVIANQFQLLQAQTVVTPFNEVYRSLASRRIDGQENTVSNIYSKRLYQVQKSLTITNHGYLGYVVIVNEKFWEGLPKDLRSLILEALQETTAWNMNTAKNMNERQLNDIRRRSPITIHELTEREKQEWQRRFTPLYRKIEHEVGGKWIDRIKHQR; encoded by the coding sequence ATGAAAAAAGTCGTTTCTCTACTTTTGTTATCCGCCGTATTCGCACTGGCATACCCCCTGCTGAAGGATGCTTTTACATCCGGGGGCTCGCTTTCCTACGATGACGAACAGCAAACACTCGATCAAAAAATAACACTTCGCTTCTCCCATGTCGTTGCAGAAAACACTCCGAAAGGCTTAGCAGCCCAGCGTTTTGCAGAACTCGTTCATCAAAAGACTGAAGGGCGAGTTCAAGTTGAATTATATCAAAATGGAATCCTCTATAACGATGATACGGAGCTCGAAGCGCTTAAGAACGGCAAAGTGGAAATGATTGCTCCCTCTTACTCAAGATTAACGGATCTCGTACCCGCATGGAAAGTCCTTGATCTTCCATTTATCTTCCGCGACAGCGCCCACGCTCAATCGGTGCTCACCGGATCAATGAGAGACCCATTGTTGCAGATGCTTGATGAGAAAGGAATAAGGGGACTCGCTTTCTGGAGCAACGGCTTTAAACAAATGACAAGCCGCTATAAATTATTGATGAAGCCGGAAGATTTCAAAGGCCTGACCTTTCGGACGATGCCGGGTGAAGTGATCGCCAATCAATTTCAATTATTGCAAGCTCAAACAGTCGTTACCCCATTTAATGAAGTATACCGCAGTTTAGCTTCCAGGCGAATAGATGGTCAAGAAAATACAGTTTCTAATATCTATTCCAAGCGGCTCTATCAAGTGCAAAAGAGCCTGACGATCACCAATCACGGCTATTTAGGGTATGTCGTCATTGTGAATGAAAAATTTTGGGAAGGGCTACCCAAAGATTTAAGATCCCTCATTCTAGAAGCCTTGCAAGAAACAACGGCATGGAATATGAACACAGCCAAAAATATGAATGAGCGTCAGCTGAATGATATCCGCCGCCGTTCACCTATCACAATCCATGAACTGACCGAGAGAGAAAAACAAGAATGGCAGCGCCGTTTTACCCCGCTGTATCGCAAAATTGAACACGAAGTTGGCGGAAAGTGGATTGATCGAATTAAACACCAGCGCTAA
- a CDS encoding ATP-binding protein, translated as MRRISIQWKITSLIVFILAFSLLLLGIVLISQLIQKEEDELKERAILTARTVSELPGMVEQLSLKGEKGQSMKKTIEDIRVINQADYIVVLNMDRVRLTHPIESLVGKVSKGKDEAPAFAEHSYTSKAKGEIGVVIRAFVPVINDQHEQIGVVVSGYKLPSIGETLLSLKKEILLTSALALIVAGWGAYLLARHIKREMFQLEPHEIARILVERTETFNAMHEGIIAIDSKERITIFNNQAKRIMGVSGDVIHQPIRQVLPDTFLPEILEKERPVYNRDLHIQNRAIVSNRVPIKVNGKTVGAIAIFQDRTKVKQMAEELTSVKSFVNALRVQNHEHMNKLHTIAGLIQLGNKEKALEYIFQVTGEQEELMNFLSRNIHDESISGLLLSKVSRGKELGIQVTIDGHSTLKQLPPALDHHDFVIVLGNLIENAFDAFTASSEDNQIYVSIRQTEEAVSVLVEDNGCGIPEDKQKRIFEHGYSTKSSVGRGIGLFLIKQVTEKGHGNIQVESKVGQGTTISIIFPMS; from the coding sequence TTGAGGCGCATCTCCATTCAATGGAAGATCACAAGCTTAATCGTGTTCATTCTGGCCTTTTCTCTGTTATTGCTCGGAATCGTGCTCATTAGTCAGCTCATTCAAAAGGAAGAAGATGAGCTGAAAGAGCGGGCCATCTTAACGGCTAGAACGGTGTCAGAGCTGCCGGGGATGGTGGAGCAGCTGTCGCTGAAGGGCGAGAAAGGGCAGAGCATGAAAAAAACAATTGAAGATATCAGAGTCATTAATCAAGCGGATTATATTGTGGTGCTGAATATGGATAGGGTAAGATTGACTCATCCGATAGAGAGCCTAGTCGGCAAAGTATCCAAAGGGAAAGATGAAGCGCCAGCCTTCGCCGAGCATTCTTATACATCCAAAGCAAAAGGAGAAATCGGCGTTGTGATTCGAGCGTTTGTCCCCGTAATCAATGACCAGCATGAACAAATCGGCGTTGTCGTTAGCGGCTATAAATTACCGAGTATCGGAGAGACACTGCTGTCGCTGAAAAAAGAGATATTGCTAACATCCGCTCTGGCTTTAATCGTCGCCGGATGGGGAGCTTATTTATTAGCCAGGCATATTAAGCGGGAGATGTTCCAGCTTGAACCTCATGAAATTGCCAGGATCCTCGTGGAAAGAACGGAGACGTTTAACGCGATGCATGAAGGAATTATCGCCATTGACAGTAAAGAAAGGATCACGATTTTCAATAATCAGGCGAAGCGGATTATGGGGGTGTCTGGGGATGTGATTCATCAGCCGATTCGCCAGGTGCTGCCGGATACGTTTTTGCCTGAAATTCTTGAAAAAGAGCGTCCGGTGTATAATCGGGACTTGCATATTCAAAACCGGGCGATCGTATCCAATCGGGTGCCGATCAAAGTAAATGGAAAGACGGTTGGAGCGATTGCGATTTTCCAAGACCGGACGAAGGTGAAGCAAATGGCGGAGGAACTGACGAGTGTCAAATCGTTTGTGAACGCGCTTCGCGTACAGAATCATGAGCATATGAATAAATTACATACGATCGCTGGTCTGATCCAGCTGGGAAATAAAGAAAAGGCGCTTGAATACATTTTTCAAGTAACCGGTGAGCAAGAGGAATTGATGAACTTTCTCAGCCGAAACATTCACGATGAAAGCATATCCGGTCTTTTGCTGAGCAAGGTCAGCCGCGGCAAGGAGCTGGGCATTCAAGTGACAATTGATGGCCACAGCACGCTCAAGCAGCTTCCGCCGGCACTGGATCATCATGACTTTGTGATTGTCTTAGGAAACTTAATCGAAAATGCTTTTGATGCTTTCACTGCATCAAGCGAGGACAATCAAATTTATGTCAGCATCAGACAAACGGAGGAGGCTGTTTCTGTTCTCGTGGAAGATAACGGCTGCGGAATTCCAGAGGACAAGCAAAAGAGAATATTTGAGCATGGATATTCAACCAAATCCTCAGTGGGACGAGGAATTGGCTTGTTTTTAATCAAGCAAGTGACAGAAAAAGGGCACGGGAACATTCAAGTGGAATCGAAAGTAGGACAGGGCACAACGATTTCCATCATCTTTCCGATGTCGTGA
- a CDS encoding response regulator has protein sequence MIKVVLIEDDPMVQEVNREFINQVNGFEVVGAAGNGAEGLRLVRTLKPELVIIDIYMPQVDGLQAIQQIRTEGLRADVIAITAASDADTIRKVIQHGAFDYIMKPFKFERIKQALEKYRSFRNCFNDSGTMSQKELDSILFQKEEHAEAELPKGLNAVTLKKVIGYLSGHAESVSAEEVAEGIGIARVTARRYLDYLEKRGKVKLDIQYGGIGRPINRYIYQS, from the coding sequence ATGATAAAAGTAGTATTAATAGAAGATGATCCTATGGTGCAGGAAGTCAACCGCGAATTTATTAATCAAGTCAATGGTTTTGAAGTCGTAGGAGCCGCTGGGAATGGAGCAGAGGGCTTGCGGCTAGTGCGGACGCTTAAACCGGAGCTTGTTATTATTGACATTTACATGCCGCAGGTGGATGGCCTGCAGGCGATCCAGCAAATACGGACAGAGGGGCTCCGGGCGGATGTGATTGCGATTACCGCTGCAAGCGATGCCGATACGATCCGCAAAGTCATTCAGCACGGAGCCTTCGATTACATTATGAAGCCTTTTAAATTTGAAAGAATCAAACAAGCGCTGGAGAAATACCGTTCTTTCCGCAATTGCTTCAATGACAGCGGCACAATGTCTCAGAAGGAGCTTGACAGCATTTTATTTCAAAAGGAAGAGCATGCGGAAGCGGAGCTGCCCAAAGGGTTGAACGCGGTCACCTTAAAGAAGGTTATCGGATATTTATCAGGCCATGCGGAATCGGTTTCTGCAGAAGAGGTGGCTGAAGGAATCGGTATCGCCCGGGTGACCGCAAGACGCTACCTTGATTACCTGGAGAAGAGAGGAAAAGTCAAACTCGATATTCAATACGGCGGCATCGGAAGACCGATCAACCGCTATATTTATCAAAGCTAA
- a CDS encoding LutC/YkgG family protein — translation MNKADFLQNIRTRLGRSESDAIAPYPKGIPEGSCDSADSPDEWLRMYKENLEAVHGEVFTAKQAHEVQHFLKMIIERHGAQSLIRWDDEELAKLNIDEAAAQTKTKMYIWNGQAAKEANIAIAKHADIGITSADFAIADTGTAVLIYNEKKGRSVSLLPPVHVIIFKQEQLVFRMGDIFPRLREKDFSTLHFLTGPSKSADIELQMTTGVHGPKHVYAIVQAE, via the coding sequence ATGAATAAAGCTGATTTTTTACAAAACATTCGAACCCGGCTTGGACGTAGCGAATCCGATGCCATTGCCCCTTACCCTAAAGGCATTCCTGAAGGCAGCTGCGATTCTGCTGATTCCCCCGACGAATGGCTGAGAATGTACAAGGAGAATTTGGAAGCTGTTCACGGGGAAGTATTTACAGCTAAGCAGGCGCATGAAGTCCAGCACTTTTTGAAAATGATCATCGAACGGCACGGTGCCCAATCACTGATTCGCTGGGATGACGAAGAACTGGCGAAATTGAATATAGATGAAGCAGCCGCGCAAACAAAGACAAAGATGTATATTTGGAATGGACAAGCCGCGAAAGAGGCCAATATTGCGATTGCTAAACACGCCGATATCGGCATTACATCAGCGGACTTTGCGATCGCAGACACCGGGACCGCCGTTTTAATTTACAATGAGAAGAAAGGCCGCTCCGTCAGCCTTCTTCCTCCGGTTCATGTCATAATCTTCAAGCAAGAACAGCTTGTCTTCCGCATGGGAGATATCTTCCCGCGCTTGCGGGAGAAAGACTTCTCAACACTTCATTTCCTAACGGGTCCCAGTAAGAGCGCCGATATTGAGCTGCAAATGACCACAGGTGTTCACGGGCCCAAGCATGTCTATGCGATTGTTCAAGCAGAATAA
- a CDS encoding LutB/LldF family L-lactate oxidation iron-sulfur protein, whose protein sequence is MTLYAGGTLKERVKKEISDVHARQAVAKATEKLRYGRLNAAAEMGNWEEWRQRGSAIRSHTIAHLDYYLSQFAENVEKQGGRVHFATDAAEALEHTRRIVQQTNGKYAVKSKSMVTEEIKLNRALEQAGVETVETDLGEYIIQLAGEHPSHLLGPAVHKTKEQVAELFSKEGGKEVQADLQHLVGFARAAIREKFLAADIGITGCNFAIAEAGAVSLLTNEGNARMVTTLPETHIVFMGMERIVPTWEDFEVVINLLPRAGTGQKISSGVSILKPVRSHETDGPKNMHVIILDNGRSNQLGDPDFQEILNCIRCGACINVCPVYRHVGGHSYGSVYNGPIGAVLTPLLNQDSKQAAELSYASSLCGACHEACPVRIPLHDMLVKLRHRNVESGYTSPLEKMAFQMFGTAFSSPSLYSKMTKAGQVLQKPFIKDGHFKESTPFMKGWTESREFPEVQKSFRERWKESIKHQGGSSHE, encoded by the coding sequence ATGACATTATACGCAGGCGGAACGCTAAAAGAACGCGTCAAAAAAGAAATTTCCGATGTTCACGCGCGCCAGGCTGTGGCAAAGGCGACAGAAAAGCTGCGCTATGGCAGACTGAATGCGGCGGCAGAGATGGGAAATTGGGAAGAATGGCGCCAGCGCGGCAGTGCCATTCGCAGCCATACCATTGCCCACTTAGATTATTATTTATCGCAATTCGCAGAAAATGTAGAAAAACAAGGCGGCCGCGTTCACTTTGCTACAGACGCGGCTGAAGCCTTAGAGCATACACGCCGCATCGTCCAACAAACGAACGGAAAATATGCGGTGAAATCCAAGTCCATGGTGACAGAAGAAATTAAATTAAATCGCGCCTTAGAACAGGCCGGCGTCGAAACGGTAGAAACAGACTTAGGAGAATACATTATTCAATTGGCCGGGGAGCATCCTTCCCATCTTCTCGGGCCTGCCGTTCATAAAACGAAAGAACAGGTGGCAGAATTATTTTCCAAAGAAGGCGGCAAAGAGGTGCAAGCGGATTTGCAGCATCTTGTCGGCTTTGCCCGGGCGGCCATCCGCGAAAAATTTTTGGCAGCCGATATCGGCATTACCGGATGCAATTTTGCCATTGCCGAGGCGGGAGCCGTTTCTCTGCTGACGAATGAAGGGAACGCCCGCATGGTAACCACACTTCCGGAAACGCATATTGTCTTCATGGGCATGGAGCGGATCGTCCCTACATGGGAAGATTTTGAAGTCGTGATTAACCTCCTGCCCCGTGCCGGCACCGGACAAAAGATTTCTTCAGGCGTCTCCATTTTAAAGCCTGTGCGCAGCCACGAGACCGATGGACCGAAAAATATGCACGTCATCATTTTAGATAACGGCCGTTCCAACCAGCTGGGCGACCCTGATTTCCAAGAGATTCTCAATTGCATTCGCTGCGGAGCTTGCATTAACGTATGTCCGGTATATCGGCACGTAGGGGGTCATTCATACGGTTCCGTTTATAACGGGCCGATTGGAGCGGTACTCACTCCTTTATTAAATCAAGATTCCAAGCAGGCGGCTGAATTATCTTACGCTTCAAGCTTGTGCGGGGCCTGCCACGAAGCTTGTCCTGTTCGAATTCCGCTGCATGACATGCTTGTCAAGCTGCGCCACCGCAATGTCGAATCAGGCTACACATCGCCGCTGGAAAAAATGGCGTTTCAAATGTTCGGAACAGCCTTCAGTTCGCCTTCTTTGTACAGTAAAATGACCAAGGCCGGACAAGTCTTGCAAAAACCCTTTATTAAAGATGGCCATTTTAAAGAAAGCACTCCGTTCATGAAAGGCTGGACAGAATCAAGGGAATTCCCTGAAGTGCAAAAATCCTTCCGCGAACGCTGGAAGGAATCGATTAAGCATCAAGGAGGTTCGTCACATGAATAA
- a CDS encoding (Fe-S)-binding protein, with protein MNASLFITCLADNLYPQVGESVVRILNRQGVKVDFPEGQTCCGQPAFNSGYQKETEKVARHTIQVFEKSEYVVLPSGSCTGMIHHYYPELFKDDPVWRKKADELIAKTYEFTQFLVHVLGVEDVGASFAKRATFHPSCHTTRLLHVKDEPFTLLKHVKGLELVDLPYKSDCCGFGGTFAVKMPDISKQMVTEKAEHVQSTQPEVLIGSDMGCLMNIGGRLNQTGADIQVMHIAQVLDQGVTA; from the coding sequence ATGAACGCTTCATTATTTATTACTTGTTTGGCAGATAATCTATATCCGCAGGTAGGGGAAAGTGTCGTGCGCATCTTGAATCGCCAAGGTGTCAAGGTGGATTTCCCTGAAGGACAAACATGCTGCGGACAGCCGGCATTTAATAGCGGCTATCAGAAAGAGACAGAAAAAGTAGCGCGGCATACAATTCAAGTATTTGAAAAAAGTGAATATGTCGTTTTGCCTTCCGGTTCCTGTACAGGAATGATCCACCATTATTATCCGGAATTATTTAAAGATGATCCCGTTTGGCGCAAGAAAGCGGATGAGCTGATTGCCAAAACGTATGAATTTACACAGTTTTTAGTGCATGTCCTCGGCGTGGAGGATGTAGGAGCCAGCTTTGCTAAACGAGCGACTTTTCATCCCTCCTGCCACACAACGAGACTGCTTCATGTGAAGGATGAGCCATTCACGTTACTCAAACATGTCAAAGGCTTGGAGCTGGTCGATTTGCCATATAAATCAGACTGCTGCGGCTTTGGAGGGACATTCGCAGTGAAAATGCCGGACATCTCTAAGCAAATGGTGACAGAAAAAGCGGAGCATGTTCAATCCACTCAGCCAGAAGTGCTGATTGGCTCTGATATGGGTTGTTTAATGAACATCGGTGGCCGCCTGAATCAGACTGGGGCCGATATTCAGGTCATGCATATTGCCCAAGTACTGGATCAGGGGGTGACAGCATGA
- a CDS encoding sodium:solute symporter family protein has product MNVTIISILIAYLIICIVIGLWATKKTKSSSDFYVAGKSLGMFVMAIAAFSSVQSGVGMVGGTALAFSKGLGFVIGPLIGASIGFGLTWFLVGRRIWELGAKEEVYTMGDIVGSRYKSRAAQGWMGIAVILGVLGYLGTQVQALGVIMNLTFGLSVKEGAIIGLIILAVYAVGGGMIAGVYTDVVQGVMMIAVSIIVFFYALDAGGGLLNITKTLQEADPLMASPTGQFPLITVVCWFFMMSLGMAGQPQLVTKFLMLKDVKQLRWGAFTSGLAYLITIFLVLGIGLASAALYSQGKFPAIASPDDTLMTFILNYTNPVIAGLVISGLLAAIMSTGDSFVNLGAGAIIRDLPKAFNIEIKRELFWSRIAVVVLLVSSALFAFYMDTLVGLLGVFGFGTFAAAIFPSVVLGLIWEKATKQAAVASIIIGIFSNFALEIASKYGWTLLPPTVVNGAFAFALSMAAFIAISFLTQAKQPTLEPHIQRIIKGI; this is encoded by the coding sequence ATGAATGTAACGATTATTTCTATATTGATTGCCTATTTAATTATTTGTATTGTTATCGGCTTATGGGCCACTAAGAAAACGAAATCAAGCAGTGACTTCTATGTGGCTGGAAAGAGCCTTGGAATGTTTGTGATGGCGATCGCAGCCTTTTCTTCAGTCCAAAGCGGAGTAGGAATGGTGGGAGGCACTGCGTTAGCTTTCAGTAAAGGGCTTGGCTTTGTGATCGGGCCCTTGATCGGAGCTTCCATCGGGTTTGGCCTGACATGGTTTTTAGTCGGGCGGAGAATTTGGGAATTGGGAGCAAAAGAAGAAGTTTACACAATGGGCGACATCGTTGGCAGCCGTTATAAAAGCCGGGCCGCTCAAGGCTGGATGGGCATTGCGGTGATTTTGGGTGTGCTCGGCTACCTCGGAACGCAGGTGCAAGCCCTTGGAGTCATTATGAATCTCACCTTTGGTCTTAGCGTCAAGGAAGGAGCCATCATCGGATTAATTATTCTCGCTGTATACGCGGTAGGCGGCGGAATGATTGCCGGTGTGTATACGGACGTGGTACAGGGAGTGATGATGATTGCCGTTTCCATCATCGTCTTTTTTTACGCGCTCGATGCCGGAGGAGGTCTGCTGAATATTACAAAGACCTTGCAAGAAGCCGATCCGCTCATGGCTTCGCCAACCGGGCAATTCCCTCTCATCACCGTTGTTTGCTGGTTTTTCATGATGAGCCTTGGAATGGCTGGACAGCCCCAGCTTGTCACGAAATTTTTAATGCTAAAGGATGTTAAACAATTAAGATGGGGAGCTTTCACTTCAGGGTTGGCCTATTTAATCACTATTTTTCTCGTGCTCGGCATCGGACTTGCTTCGGCAGCTCTATATTCACAAGGAAAATTTCCGGCCATTGCTTCCCCGGATGATACTCTAATGACTTTCATTTTAAATTATACGAATCCAGTGATCGCCGGCCTTGTAATTTCAGGACTGCTCGCTGCGATCATGTCAACAGGCGACAGCTTTGTTAATCTTGGCGCGGGAGCCATCATCCGCGACCTTCCGAAAGCTTTTAATATCGAGATCAAACGGGAGCTCTTCTGGAGTCGGATCGCCGTTGTCGTCCTGCTTGTCTCCTCCGCTTTATTTGCTTTTTATATGGATACGTTAGTTGGACTTCTCGGCGTGTTTGGATTCGGGACATTTGCAGCTGCTATCTTCCCTTCTGTCGTACTCGGATTAATCTGGGAAAAAGCGACGAAACAAGCGGCGGTCGCAAGCATCATCATCGGTATTTTCAGCAATTTCGCTTTGGAAATCGCCTCAAAGTACGGCTGGACTCTCCTTCCTCCGACCGTCGTGAACGGAGCCTTTGCTTTTGCCTTATCCATGGCGGCATTTATTGCGATCTCCTTTTTGACACAAGCGAAGCAGCCAACTTTAGAACCGCATATACAGCGCATCATTAAAGGAATCTAA